One genomic segment of Amycolatopsis sp. Hca4 includes these proteins:
- a CDS encoding roadblock/LC7 domain-containing protein yields the protein MQPGGSAQPNGQAHAKANNAGSFAWLITDFVHRVPGAAHAVVVSADGLLLAASRGLPKDRADQLAAVASGLTSLARGAAKVFEGGTVAQTVVEMANGFLFLMSVSDGSCLAVLGSPESDIGLVVYEMTLLVERVGQQLTPEMRAQLQGAAVRR from the coding sequence ATGCAGCCGGGTGGCTCCGCGCAGCCGAACGGCCAGGCGCATGCCAAGGCGAACAATGCCGGCAGCTTCGCTTGGCTGATCACGGATTTCGTGCACCGGGTGCCCGGCGCGGCCCACGCGGTCGTGGTGTCGGCCGACGGCCTGCTCCTGGCGGCTTCGCGTGGCCTGCCGAAGGACCGGGCGGACCAGCTGGCGGCGGTGGCGTCGGGGCTGACCAGCCTCGCGCGCGGCGCGGCCAAGGTGTTCGAGGGCGGCACGGTGGCGCAGACCGTGGTCGAGATGGCCAACGGTTTCCTCTTCCTCATGTCGGTTTCCGACGGTTCGTGTCTGGCGGTTCTGGGGTCGCCGGAGAGTGACATCGGCCTGGTCGTCTACGAGATGACCCTGCTGGTGGAGCGGGTCGGCCAGCAGCTGACTCCGGAGATGCGGGCGCAACTGCAGGGTGCGGCCGTCCGCCGCTGA
- a CDS encoding roadblock/LC7 domain-containing protein, whose amino-acid sequence MTASGQGSFGWLITDFVRRVPGAAHAVLVSADGLLLAPSEGLPQERAEQLSAVASGLISLTAGAARCFEAGGVNQTVVEMERGYLFLMSVSDGSSLAVLAAPTCDIGTVAYEMTLLVERVGQQITPELRAQLQGGVRG is encoded by the coding sequence GTGACGGCTTCCGGCCAGGGTTCGTTCGGCTGGCTCATCACGGACTTCGTCCGCCGGGTGCCCGGCGCCGCGCACGCGGTTCTGGTGTCCGCGGACGGGTTGCTGCTGGCGCCGTCGGAAGGGCTGCCCCAGGAACGCGCCGAGCAGCTGTCGGCGGTCGCGTCCGGGCTGATCAGCTTGACGGCGGGGGCGGCGCGCTGCTTCGAAGCGGGCGGCGTCAACCAGACCGTGGTGGAGATGGAGCGCGGCTACTTGTTCCTGATGTCCGTTTCGGACGGTTCGTCGCTGGCCGTGCTGGCCGCGCCGACGTGCGACATCGGCACGGTCGCCTACGAGATGACGCTGCTCGTCGAGCGGGTCGGCCAGCAGATCACCCCCGAGCTGCGCGCCCAGCTGCAGGGTGGCGTGCGTGGGTAG
- a CDS encoding nitrate- and nitrite sensing domain-containing protein, translated as MRPGGRWTDQGFPSTNDDGGAAVPNEDAAGVGGAPAQSPGADPGRKAGLFSGMRDWRLRSKLAAVLIIPTLTALALGAVRVIDDAREAAEFQRTADQVAFAVKVTTVVHELQNERSLAVARISSGNQLLQTGLDSQIAKVDREVADLRGAAGTLGYDDQATKDRYARGLQRLDALRPLRAAFNAQNSLPDMTVLTAYSGIIDSLIELGREVTTAVTDRDVLRLGTSTQAISEAKEFTTRSDAELQIAAFRGNFPGDLLDQTRASASSADASVAAFLANADDDQRQLYNDTYSGPEVDDRRRIQTSAFSFAQLGDPPNIDTTALGKDSTVSADKLHAVESNLLAQLKTRADDLATAAVNSAWVGGAVVLAALALAVALMLVVARLMLRPLRVLRKSALDVAYTRLPETVQAILDDPDPVGASKKAVQPVPVTSRDEIGEVARSFDIVHEQAVKMAAEQALLRENVNGIFVNLSRRSQRLVERQLGVIDRLEADEQDPDHLASLFELDHLATRLRRNGESLLVLSGAGLAKSVPKPVPAADVIGAAVSEIEQYARIEVGIVPDVAVQGLAIHDLVHVLAELLDNATYFSEPETKVIVRAVVTRRKALAIQVTDHGVGMSEERLAEVNARLADPPDLDVSVTRRMGLYVVSRLAKRHGIEVRLRENEDIEGGVIARVVVPAELLTQLRPGMQRQTPPPANRSETSMSMPSIPPIPAARSDFDQTQTFAQTPPPRSNPTPALPPPPAPEPVASQGGLVPLDQPISLDDLVSGGRAAGPFLSPELPKPETPAWPTAEDLAPLTPSSNGDGASSRAADTQFAPLVLPKREPKFVPPEEPPPAPPPPANEVGSSALEDDVPTRRLPIYQSVLSRWFSEGDDSAADPVPPQSDGEDPNLPPLNGIDEPARVAPKAEPVRDELQPTAATRHPLLPADDGWHSASDDGWQAAQSLLESKNEEITPAGLPKRVPNAYLVPGSISSPSVDAPPQNSFADNTAGMPGTGAITRSASAARSRMASFQRGYTSGRHALKELPGEEQLESSRVPGRGNTTDSSEE; from the coding sequence ATGCGCCCTGGCGGGCGCTGGACCGACCAGGGTTTCCCGAGCACGAACGATGATGGTGGAGCGGCGGTGCCGAACGAAGACGCCGCGGGGGTGGGAGGGGCCCCCGCGCAGTCGCCCGGAGCGGATCCGGGCCGGAAGGCCGGGCTGTTCTCCGGCATGCGTGACTGGCGGCTGCGGTCCAAGCTGGCCGCGGTCCTGATCATCCCGACCCTCACAGCGCTCGCACTGGGCGCGGTACGCGTGATCGACGACGCCCGCGAGGCGGCCGAGTTCCAGCGCACCGCCGACCAGGTCGCGTTCGCCGTCAAGGTCACCACAGTGGTGCACGAGCTGCAGAACGAACGCTCGCTGGCCGTCGCCCGGATCTCTTCGGGCAACCAGCTGCTGCAGACCGGGCTCGACTCGCAGATCGCCAAGGTCGACCGCGAAGTCGCCGACCTGCGCGGCGCGGCCGGCACCCTCGGCTACGACGACCAGGCGACCAAGGACCGCTACGCCCGCGGTCTCCAGCGCCTCGACGCCCTGCGTCCGCTGCGAGCGGCGTTCAACGCCCAGAACAGTCTGCCCGACATGACGGTCCTCACCGCCTATTCGGGCATCATCGACTCGCTGATCGAGCTGGGCCGCGAGGTCACCACCGCGGTCACCGACCGGGACGTGCTCCGCCTCGGCACGAGCACGCAGGCGATCAGCGAGGCCAAGGAGTTCACCACCCGCTCCGACGCCGAGCTGCAGATCGCCGCGTTCCGCGGCAACTTCCCCGGCGACCTCCTCGACCAGACGCGCGCGTCGGCGTCCAGTGCCGACGCCTCGGTCGCGGCCTTCCTCGCGAACGCCGACGACGACCAGCGCCAGCTCTACAACGACACCTACTCCGGCCCGGAGGTCGACGACCGGCGGCGGATCCAGACGTCGGCGTTCTCCTTCGCCCAGCTGGGTGACCCGCCGAACATCGACACGACCGCGCTCGGCAAGGACAGCACCGTCTCGGCCGACAAGCTGCACGCGGTCGAGTCGAACCTGCTGGCCCAGCTGAAGACCCGCGCCGACGACCTCGCCACGGCGGCGGTCAACTCCGCGTGGGTCGGCGGTGCCGTGGTCCTCGCCGCGCTGGCCCTCGCCGTCGCGCTGATGCTCGTCGTCGCCCGCCTGATGCTGCGCCCGCTGCGGGTGCTGCGGAAGAGCGCGCTGGACGTCGCCTACACCCGGCTGCCGGAAACCGTGCAGGCGATCCTCGACGACCCGGACCCGGTCGGCGCCTCCAAGAAGGCCGTCCAGCCGGTGCCCGTCACCTCCCGCGACGAGATCGGCGAGGTCGCGCGGTCGTTCGACATCGTCCACGAACAAGCCGTCAAGATGGCCGCCGAGCAGGCCCTCCTGCGCGAGAACGTCAACGGCATCTTCGTGAACCTGTCCCGCCGGTCGCAGCGGCTGGTGGAACGCCAGCTCGGCGTGATCGACCGGCTGGAAGCCGACGAGCAGGACCCGGACCACTTGGCCAGCCTGTTCGAGCTCGACCACCTCGCGACGCGGCTGCGGCGCAACGGTGAGTCCCTGCTGGTGCTCTCCGGCGCCGGCCTGGCCAAGTCGGTGCCCAAGCCGGTGCCCGCCGCCGACGTCATCGGCGCCGCGGTGTCCGAGATCGAGCAGTACGCCCGGATCGAGGTCGGCATCGTGCCCGACGTCGCGGTCCAGGGCCTGGCGATCCACGACCTCGTGCACGTCCTCGCGGAGCTCCTGGACAACGCGACCTACTTCTCCGAGCCGGAGACGAAGGTCATCGTCCGGGCCGTGGTGACCCGCCGCAAGGCGCTGGCCATCCAGGTCACCGACCACGGTGTCGGCATGAGCGAGGAGCGGCTGGCCGAGGTCAACGCCCGCCTGGCCGACCCGCCGGACCTGGACGTGTCGGTGACCCGGCGAATGGGTCTGTACGTGGTTTCGCGGCTGGCCAAGCGCCACGGCATCGAGGTCCGGCTGCGCGAGAACGAGGACATCGAAGGCGGCGTGATCGCGCGGGTCGTCGTCCCGGCCGAGCTGCTGACCCAGCTCCGCCCGGGCATGCAGCGGCAGACGCCGCCGCCGGCGAACCGCTCCGAGACGTCGATGTCGATGCCGAGCATCCCGCCGATCCCGGCCGCGCGCTCGGACTTCGACCAGACGCAGACATTCGCGCAGACACCGCCCCCGCGCTCGAACCCGACGCCGGCACTGCCACCGCCGCCCGCACCCGAGCCGGTGGCGAGCCAGGGCGGCCTGGTGCCGCTCGACCAGCCGATCAGCCTGGACGACCTGGTCAGCGGCGGCCGCGCGGCGGGCCCGTTCCTGTCGCCCGAGCTGCCGAAGCCGGAGACGCCAGCCTGGCCGACCGCCGAGGACCTGGCGCCGCTGACGCCGTCGTCGAACGGTGACGGGGCCAGCTCTCGGGCCGCCGACACGCAGTTCGCGCCGCTGGTGCTGCCCAAGCGCGAGCCGAAGTTCGTGCCGCCGGAGGAGCCGCCACCGGCCCCGCCGCCGCCCGCGAACGAGGTCGGCTCGTCGGCGCTCGAGGACGATGTACCCACCCGGCGGTTGCCGATCTACCAGTCGGTGCTGTCACGCTGGTTCAGTGAGGGTGACGACTCGGCCGCCGATCCGGTGCCGCCGCAGAGCGACGGGGAAGACCCCAACCTGCCGCCGCTCAACGGCATCGACGAGCCGGCCAGGGTCGCCCCGAAGGCCGAGCCGGTTCGTGACGAGCTCCAGCCGACCGCGGCCACCCGGCACCCGCTCCTCCCCGCCGACGACGGCTGGCACAGCGCCTCCGACGACGGCTGGCAGGCGGCGCAGTCGCTGCTGGAGTCGAAGAACGAGGAGATCACCCCGGCCGGGCTGCCCAAGCGCGTCCCGAACGCCTACCTGGTGCCGGGCTCGATCAGCAGTCCTTCGGTCGACGCTCCGCCGCAGAACAGCTTCGCGGACAACACCGCGGGCATGCCCGGAACGGGTGCGATCACCCGCTCGGCGTCCGCGGCGCGGAGCAGGATGGCAAGCTTCCAGCGGGGCTACACCTCGGGACGGCACGCTTTGAAGGAACTCCCGGGCGAAGAACAGCTGGAAAGCAGCAGGGTTCCGGGGCGTGGCAACACCACAGACAGCAGTGAGGAGTGA
- a CDS encoding DUF742 domain-containing protein, whose translation MRISGFDDPDSSGWDALHRGTEREGFDSPSKFDMSTLSMIMPKRKPSRPQPDAQGYTDEDTREWGSSADDEDDYAEPAEEPTGRRARRSPSPEYARPEALPGRRSAEHAGEPVGYQGGRAPESGSFPGGYSPGYADDEPAPARPAFGGYQGRRRAPEPADPLGFEGAHSPVVGDDGYDPVEPEWQDDERFEPEPPPLEPAWTPPRGARPPAPPSHQPLAPRPPAPRPPAPRPPAPVSRPHPVSPPAPVAPPPSWAPPPADWTPPPDPETRWIPNPEPWEDPAWNEPARVASPVPVASPGSRVRPYARTGGRTRSDHNLALEALVSTSDDGRRYRGVRSVEHRRICDLCLDTRSVAEIAAHLRLPLGVVKVLVGDMADIGLVLIHQTELILGDRSSREFMERVLAGLRAL comes from the coding sequence ATGAGGATTTCGGGATTCGACGATCCGGACTCCAGCGGCTGGGACGCACTGCACCGCGGCACCGAGCGCGAGGGTTTCGATTCGCCCAGCAAGTTCGACATGTCGACGTTGTCGATGATCATGCCCAAGCGCAAGCCGTCCCGGCCGCAGCCGGACGCGCAGGGGTACACCGACGAGGACACCCGCGAGTGGGGCTCGTCGGCCGACGACGAGGACGACTACGCGGAGCCCGCCGAGGAGCCCACGGGCCGCCGGGCCAGGCGCTCGCCGTCGCCGGAGTACGCGCGTCCTGAGGCTCTTCCTGGCCGGCGCTCGGCGGAGCACGCCGGCGAGCCGGTGGGTTACCAGGGCGGACGTGCGCCGGAGTCCGGGAGCTTCCCCGGCGGCTATTCGCCGGGGTACGCCGACGACGAGCCGGCCCCGGCCCGCCCGGCGTTCGGCGGCTACCAGGGCCGCCGCCGCGCCCCGGAGCCCGCCGACCCGCTGGGCTTCGAGGGCGCCCACTCGCCGGTCGTCGGCGACGACGGCTACGACCCCGTCGAGCCGGAGTGGCAGGACGACGAGCGGTTCGAGCCGGAGCCGCCGCCGCTGGAGCCCGCGTGGACCCCGCCGCGGGGCGCCCGCCCGCCCGCGCCGCCGTCCCACCAGCCGCTCGCCCCGCGCCCGCCCGCGCCCCGTCCGCCGGCCCCGCGGCCGCCCGCGCCGGTGTCGCGGCCGCACCCGGTGTCCCCGCCCGCGCCGGTGGCACCCCCGCCGTCGTGGGCCCCGCCGCCCGCCGACTGGACACCCCCGCCGGACCCGGAGACCCGCTGGATCCCGAACCCGGAACCGTGGGAGGACCCGGCCTGGAACGAACCGGCCCGGGTGGCGAGCCCGGTCCCGGTCGCGTCACCGGGCTCGCGGGTCCGCCCGTACGCCCGCACGGGCGGCCGCACCCGTTCCGACCACAACCTGGCCCTGGAGGCCCTGGTCTCGACGTCGGACGACGGCCGCCGCTACCGCGGGGTGCGTTCGGTCGAGCACCGCCGGATCTGCGACCTGTGCCTGGACACCCGGTCCGTCGCCGAGATCGCGGCCCACCTGCGGCTGCCGCTGGGCGTGGTGAAGGTGCTGGTCGGCGACATGGCCGACATCGGACTGGTGCTGATCCACCAGACCGAGCTCATCCTCGGCGACCGCTCGTCCCGCGAGTTCATGGAACGCGTCCTGGCCGGTCTCCGCGCGCTCTAA
- a CDS encoding DUF742 domain-containing protein yields MDDGRLRGDGRLGDDFSGGWSDQSDESREDWQSFRDRVDREWRARRVQASDSDPVREPPNWLTDSNAGQEPIRPIAGGTEYRDRLLGGPGAELFGGSSGPLYDARDFAAYTTERDFGAGPDSGEFAAALPQQAHQEYVDAPPPTEMETSGLVRPYFRTRGRTKATLDLAIEALISTSEQGRMLDRVRVPEHRSICDLCLDTRSVAEVAALLRLPLGVVRVLIGDVAGLGLVLVHSSSPTVGDRPSIEFMERVLSGLRRI; encoded by the coding sequence GTGGACGACGGGCGCTTGAGGGGTGATGGGCGGCTCGGTGACGACTTCTCCGGCGGGTGGTCCGACCAGTCGGACGAGAGCCGGGAGGACTGGCAGTCGTTCCGTGACCGCGTCGACCGCGAGTGGCGTGCGCGGCGGGTGCAGGCGTCCGACAGCGACCCCGTCCGGGAGCCACCGAACTGGCTGACCGACAGCAACGCCGGGCAGGAGCCGATCCGGCCGATCGCCGGCGGCACCGAGTACCGCGACCGCCTCCTCGGCGGTCCGGGCGCGGAGCTGTTCGGCGGGTCGAGCGGGCCGCTGTACGACGCGCGTGACTTCGCGGCGTACACGACCGAGCGCGACTTCGGGGCGGGTCCGGACTCCGGTGAGTTCGCCGCGGCGCTGCCGCAGCAGGCCCACCAGGAGTACGTCGACGCGCCGCCGCCGACGGAGATGGAGACGTCCGGGCTGGTCCGGCCGTACTTCCGGACCCGGGGCCGGACGAAGGCGACCCTCGACCTGGCGATCGAGGCGCTGATTTCGACGAGCGAACAGGGCCGGATGCTCGACCGGGTCCGGGTGCCCGAGCACCGGTCGATCTGCGACCTGTGCCTCGACACCAGGTCGGTGGCCGAGGTGGCGGCGCTGCTGCGCCTGCCGCTCGGCGTGGTGCGCGTGTTGATTGGTGACGTGGCGGGCCTCGGGCTGGTGCTGGTGCACTCCAGCAGCCCGACCGTGGGCGACCGCCCGAGTATCGAGTTCATGGAAAGGGTGCTCAGTGGGCTTCGGAGAATTTGA
- a CDS encoding ATP/GTP-binding protein, which translates to MGFGEFDSDANAPQVTGPTSSAKIVVAGGFGSGKTTLVGAISEIDPLTTEAMMTEASVGHDDTSATPNKTTTTVAMDFGRISLDSDLVLYVFGTPGQHRFWFMWDDLAVGAIGAVVLVDTRRLADAFPSIDFFENRKLPYVVAINCFDRLLHHQIEDVRHALTIAPSVPIMACDARERESAKQVLISVVQHAIAHDSALRAG; encoded by the coding sequence GTGGGCTTCGGAGAATTTGACTCCGACGCGAACGCGCCGCAGGTGACGGGTCCGACCTCGTCGGCCAAGATCGTGGTCGCCGGCGGGTTCGGTTCGGGGAAGACAACGCTGGTCGGGGCGATCTCCGAGATCGACCCGCTGACCACCGAGGCCATGATGACCGAGGCCAGCGTCGGACACGACGACACCTCGGCCACGCCCAACAAGACCACCACGACCGTGGCGATGGACTTCGGGCGCATCTCGCTGGACTCGGACCTGGTGCTGTACGTGTTCGGCACCCCCGGTCAGCACCGGTTCTGGTTCATGTGGGACGACCTCGCGGTCGGCGCCATCGGCGCGGTCGTGCTGGTGGACACGCGGCGGCTGGCCGACGCGTTCCCGTCGATCGACTTCTTCGAGAACCGGAAGCTGCCCTACGTCGTGGCCATCAACTGCTTCGACCGGCTGCTGCACCACCAGATCGAAGACGTCCGGCACGCGCTCACCATCGCGCCGTCGGTCCCGATCATGGCGTGCGACGCGCGCGAGCGGGAGTCCGCGAAGCAGGTGTTGATCTCGGTCGTCCAGCACGCGATCGCGCACGATTCGGCGTTGCGCGCGGGCTAG